One window from the genome of Hemiscyllium ocellatum isolate sHemOce1 chromosome 28, sHemOce1.pat.X.cur, whole genome shotgun sequence encodes:
- the LOC132829136 gene encoding uncharacterized protein LOC132829136, which translates to MKILTVVLSLLHIQWTMGSHCTDTPILREGNKATAPNCSLSCLDWNKLKIKGVKNLSLESCRMSRIINISRNSELIELNFMNNEFQQLPKNLLLNFENLKVLNVNGNPLKSIPLSIILEVRVIFRCSCAVLKDLTENCNKAENCTQSFLQNLHCNGANNFSSFNVSSFYSAECARINRISIYILVPLLTFLIAGIAVFALSKYFSKRKSSNAHSPNKRHSVSSSDHGQQRYVSTTNWKDPSAATENPEGSGGIRQQQPVHKDYENMVMGESDSARGRGDRNLKSLDDTYYLESDPACDIYLNEQPVYCNYTGSVANPEDDVYIIPDK; encoded by the exons ATGAAGATATTGACAGTGGTTCTCAGTTTGCTTCACATCCAGTGGACAATGGGTTCACATTGTACAGATACACCAATACTCAGAGAAGGGAACAAAGCTACTGCTCCTAACTGTTCCCTCAGTTGCCTGGATTGgaacaagttaaaaatcaagGGTGTGAAGAATCTCTCACTGGAAAGCTGCCGAATGTCCCGCATTATTAACATTTCCCGCAATTCCGAGCTAATCGAACTAAATTTCATGAATAACGAATTCCAACAGCTTCCAAAAAATCTCCTTCTAAACTTTGAAAACTTAAAAGTATTGAATGTAAATGGGAACCCTCTGAAATCCATTCCTCTCAGCATCATTCTGGAAGTCCGAGTTATTTTTCGATGTTCTTGCGCTGTTTtgaaagatttgacagagaattGTAACAAAGCAGAGAACTGTACACAGAGTTTCCTCCAGAATCTGCATTGCAATGGAGCCAACAATTTCAGTTCATTCAACGTGAGCAGTTTTTACAGCGCTGAGTGTGCCAGGATCAATCGCATTTCCATCTATATTCTTGTTCCATTGCTCACGTTCCTCATCGCTGGAATTGCGGTTTTTGCCCtaagcaaatatttctccaaaCGCAAGAGCAGCAATGCTCACTCCCCAAACAAACGCCATTCCGTTTCTTCCTCGGATCATGGTCAGCAAAGATACGTTAGCACAACAAACTGGAAAGATCCATCAGCTGCAACAGAGAATCCGGAAGGTTCTGGCGGGATCAGGCAGCAACAGCCGGTTCACAAGGATTACGAGAACATGGTGATGGGGGAATCTGACAGCGCGCGGGGAAGAGGTGACAG GAATCTGAAGAGTCTGGATGACACGTATTACCTGGAAAGTGACCCAGCCTGTGATATTTATTTAAATGAGCAACCTGTTTATTGTAATTACACAGGGTCTGTTGCTAACCCAGAGGATGATGTGTATATCATACCTGACAAGTAA